In Corynebacterium aquilae DSM 44791, the genomic stretch CCCGCATCCTGCAGCGCCACCACGTTGTCAAAAGGATCCGACCCATCCCCAAGGCGCAAATCCAACAACACCACATCCACCCGAACCGCTCCCTCAGCCCGCGAAGACAAAAACTCACTCACGCTATGAAACGTGCCCACCAACACCGCATTCGGGCACGTCTCAATCACCGCCGACACCCCCATCAACGCAACATCGTGGTCATCGATCGCGACAACATGCAAAGTCATTCCACCAACTTTAAAGCCCCAGCCCACCACCCCGCCCCAGCTCACCTGAAAGGGTTACCCCACGTGGGGCAGAAGAAAACCCCGGCAACAACCGGGGCCACACAGAGAGAAAAAACCTACAACTCCAACAAATTATTCTTCGTCGCCAACACATCATCCACCCGATCCCGCAAGGACTCCAACCGCGTCCACTCAGAATGCGGAATAGCCTTCTGCGCCGCCTTGACCACAGACTTATCCGGAGTCGCCCAATCAACAGGCATCGGAGACACCTGCCGATAATGCAGCTCATTCTTGCGGGAACTACCACCCACCGCCACCGACGGCACCCGCGCCCCCTTCTTCGGCTGCACCCCATTAATCCGCGTCACCGTCCGCGCCGCCAACGCCCACCGCGGCTGACCCTCCGGATCAATCGTGGTATTGACCAGCGCCAACACCACCCCATCACGCGCAGACGTCTTCGCCACAATCGCCGGAACCAAAGGATAACGATTGTAATTGTCCGCCGGCGAACCAATCGTGCGCGGCAACACCGGAATCAACACCAAACACCCCACCCCGCACGCCGCAAACAACCCACCAGAAATCAGCCCCGTCGTCGAAGACTTCTGCCAAAAACTCAACCCCGCACCCACCAACAACAGCAACCCCAACACCAACGACGACCACTGCAAACGCCGCGCATCACGATACAACTCGTTATGGGCAGCATTGTAGGACTCATCAACCTCAATATGCATAGCGCTCATCTTGAAAACACCCGGCCCTTCCAGCCAAAACACTCAACTTCAGCGCAGCCATCACGCGGCGAAAACCACGCAACAACCACACCCACTGCACTCTATCCAACCACCGGTTCCCCCAACCCGCTCAATCCACCCCTACACATCATCCGCATCCACAATCCGATACGCATAGCCCTGCTCCGCGAGGAAACGCTGCCGATGCGCCGCAAACTCCGCATCCACACTGTCGCGAGTCACAATGCTATAAAAATGCGCCCCACTACCATCCGCCTTCGGACGCAACAGCCGGCCCAAACGCTGCGCCTCCTCCTGGCGCGAACCAAAAGTGCCCGAAATCTGAATCGCCACACTCGCCTCCGGCAAATCAATCGAAAAATTCGCCACCTTACTGACCACCAACGTCCGCAACTGGCCACTACGGAACTGCTCAAACAACTTCTCCCGCCGCGCCGTCGACGTCTTCCCCTCCACCACCGGCACCCCCAACTTCGCCGCAATCTCCTCCAACTGATCAATATAAGCCCCAATAATCAACGCCGGCTTACCCTCATGGGCCTGCAAAATCCGCGCAGCCACCCCATACTTCGCCTCCGCACACGCCGCCAACCGGTACTTATCCCGCGGCTCAGCCACCGCATACGCCATCCGCTCATCCTCAGCCATCGCCGTACGAACCTCCACACAATCCGCCGACGCAATAAAACCCTGCGCCTCAATATCCTTCCACGGCGCATCAAAACGCTTCGGACCAATCAAAGAAAACACATCCGACTCGCGCCCATCCTCACGCACCAACGTCGCCGTCAACCCCAACCGCCGCCGCGACTGCAAATCACTCGTCATCCGAAACACCGGCGCCGGCAACAAATGCACCTCGTCATAAATAATCAACCCCCAATCACGAGAATCAAACAACTCCAACGAGCGATACTCACCCTTCGTCTTCCGCGTCACCACCTGATACGTCGCAATCGTCACCGGACGCACCTCCTTACGCTCCCCCGAAAACTCCCCAATCTCCTCCGGCGTCAAACTCGTCCGCCGCAACAACTCATCCCGCCACTGACGACCCGCCACCGTATTAGTCACCAAAATCAACGTCGTCGTCTTCGCGGCAGCCATCGCCGCCGCCCCCACCATCGTCTTACCCGCCCCACACGGCAACACCACAACCCCCGAACCACCAGCAGTAAAAGCATCAGCAGCCTGCCGCTGATACTCCCGCAACTGCCACCCCTGCTCCACCAACTCAATCGGATGCGCCTCCCCATCGACATACCCCGCCCGATCATCCGCAGGCCACCCCACCTTCACCAACTCCTGCTTCAACCGCCCCCGCTCCGACGGATGCACCACCACCGTCAACGGATCCACCACCTGCCCCAACATCGGCGCCACCTTCCGATGCCGCAACAACTCAGCCACAATCGCCGGCTCCTCACTCACCAGCACCAGCCCATGCACCGGGCTGCTCACCAAACTCACCCGCCCATAACGACTCATCGTCTCCACAATGTCCACCAACAACGCCTGCGGCACCGGGAAACGCGAAAAACGATCCAACACATCCACCAACTGCTCAGCATCAAACCCCGCCGCCCGCGCATTCCACAACGCAAGCGGCGTAATCCGATACGTATGCACATGCTCCGGCGCACGCTCCAACTCCGCAAAAGGCGCCAACGCCAACCGCGCAGCCTGCGCATCAGCATGATCCACCTCAAGCAACACAGTCTTATCCGACTGCACAATCAACGGGCCACCAGACATAAAAACCACACACTCCTCAACACACAACAACACACGCGCACGCACACCACGCACACGCGCAACAACCCACCCAGTCTAAGCGCCACACCCCCACACCCACGCCCCCACCACACCAGCCACTCACTCCACCACCACACTCGTAATCCGATGCACCCCAAACCGCGTCATCTGACGCGTCTGCGGATTCAACGCATCCAACGTCCCCGCACTCAACCGCACCGGCTGCACCGTCACAAACTGCGCCACCCCCTCCTTACCCACAAACCCCAACGTCACCAACTTCCGGGCCCGCACCGCATGACCCAACGCATCCACCACCTGCGACACCGACGCACTCTGCGCCACCCCACCCGGATGCGCATCCGCATGCCGAATCGCCTCCACCGCCGCACCCACCGTCAGCGGATTCGGACGAGACGCAGCCGGCGCCTTCACCCGCGCCTGTGGTACCCGGAAAGAATCCACCCGCACATCAACCACATTGCCATCCCGATCCTCAGCCACCGGCTGAAAACCCTCCGCCTGCACATTCGACAACACCTGAATCAACGGCACATCCGCCACCGCCACCGTCGGCGCCAACAACCGCAAACCCACCGCACGGCCCCCAGCACTACTCACCACCTCTGCCAACAACGCCGGATCATCACACCGCAAAAAACTCACCGCAGTACCACCACGCAACACCCCCTGATTCCGCGCCACATCACCAATCAAATACCGCATCGCCTGCGGAATCTCACCCACCACACATGACTCCAACAACGACACAATCTCCGACTCACCCAACCCAGACGCAAACCCCCGCCGCAACGACGCCTCATCCACCCGCCACGTCGACGCCAAACCAGACGACTCCAACACCGCAAAACGCGACAACTCCACCACCACCTGCGGCACCAACGGACCCGGAGCCAACAACGTCATATCGCCCTGCGCCAGCAACACCGACGACGGCTCCGGAAACAACGACACCGCAGCCTCCGCCACCGCCTCAACCGCCTCCTGCGAACACCCCAACTCCGCCAACACACGCACCGCCCCCACCACCGCATCCCCCACCACAAGACCCAAAAACTCCGCATCCCCCACCAAAGAATCCACCACCACCGCATGACCCGAATGAAACTGCACCGGCCGCGCAAACGCCAACAACCCACGCACACCCCCAACACCCGCCACAGCATCCCCCACCGCACACCCCTGCGGCACCCCAGCAACCACCTCCACAAACGTCCGCACCGACTGCGAATAACCAGCCAGCACACTGTCCGAAGACAACACCTTCACCCCATCAACACCCACCTTGCCCGCCACCACCGACGACGACAACCACCCCTGAATCAACAACGCCCACGCATCCGGCAAAGACAACGCCAAAAAATCCTCCCCAGCACTACCCGCCGCAGCAACATAATCCCCACCCGTATCATCCGCAGGCAAAGGATCCGGCTCCCCCTTAGCTAACACCCCAGCAGCCAACAACCACCCCAACAACCGCGCCAGCGTCTGCACATCCGTCCCCAAAGACTCCGCCACCTTCGCAGCAACACGCACCCCCACATCACCAGCCTTGAGCAACGCAATAGGCTCCTTAATCACAAGACGCACCACAGCCGACGCCAACCGCACCGCCTCCGCAGCAGCCGCAGCACCCCGCGCATCCACATCCACCCCCGCAAGCTCAACAAACTCCGGCGCCACCGGAGCAATATCAGCCACCCGCGGCACTTGAAAAAACCGCACCGCAGCCGGAACCAACTCCACAAACATGCCCTCCCGAGCCACCAACACACCCCGCGAAATCAACTGCGGAATTGGGCGAGACGGATCCGCATCCGGTGCCGCATCCTTACTCGACCCCACCCCAGAAGCCTGCGCCAAACGCTCACAAATTCTCCGGCAGGCCTCGGGGAGCTCATCCACAACAGCCTTAACCTCAGCGGCGGAAGCAAGCGCGCCGGGAGGGGGAAGCAGGCGCAAAGCATCGCTGACGAGGTTGGTGGCGCTGACCGCCCGCCATCCCTCAGGGGTGACAAAAGCCAGTCCCGCCGTGGCCAGCTCCTTGAGGGCCTGGTCTCGTTGAGCTGCTTTCAACACCCACTGTTTGTGTGAGCGAAAACGCTGCTTGATGAGCGTGGAAATCTCCGCGGGGGCGACAGGGGTCATACTTGCGTCTAGTTCCTCCAACGCAAGAAACACCACCAATGCTGGGGCGCTCAACTCACGCACGGCGCGCACGGAGGAAGACTTCGCCACCATGCGGGAGGCCAAGACGGGAAAACCTGCAGGTATCGGGCTCAAAACATCGGGCCGGTTGCTTAAGATCCGGGTGAGCTCCTTGTCGGAGAGTCCGCGGAGGTGGTCGGCGAGGGCAGTTTCAAGCGAAGCAGAAGTCATGATGACAACATTTTAGTGCCCATAACGAGGTGACTAATTGCAGCAAGTCTGAAAGAATAGGTGCCATGTCTAACGTTGAGAAGAAGAGCTATGTTGATCCGGGCTGGCCTGCACACACCCCCGGTGACGGTCACCCCGTGACTGAGTTGGTTTCCAAGGTTGCTGGCGCATCCAGCCCCTACGGCGACGAGGTCGTGTTCCCTGTTCCTTCCGAGCAGCTCGGCTACGTTCACCCGTACACCCGCATCAACAAGTAAGGCACCGGCTGCCACCCGGGGGTGGCAGCCCATGCTGACACGTGTAGTGGCGTCCACCCCACGGTGAGACGCCTGCTCGTGTTTCTTCCACGCTGAAGGCCCGCGAACAACGCGGGCCTTCAGCGTTTTTGGGGGAAATAAAAAAGCTTGTTGCCCAGCAGACGTGGTGCTGCTGGGCAACAAGCTCAAAAGTGGGGCGCTGGGATTCCCGGTGGATTAGTGGCTGACTGCCTTTTCCACGCCCACACCCGTCAGGGAGCGGACTTCCATCTCTGCGGCCTTGAGCGGCAGGTCGTCAGGCTTGCCAATCAGGGTGCCGATGATACCCATGATGAAACCGGTCGGAATCGCAATGATCGACGGGTTGGTCAGCGGGAACCAGGCGAAGTCGATGCCTTCTCCCAGGAAGGACGTCGGGGTGCCGGACACGGCGGGGGAGAAGATGATCAGCACCACGGAGGTCAGCAGGCCACCGTAGATGGAAAACAGCGCACCGGTGGTGTTGAACTTCTTCCAGTACAGGGAGTACAGGATGGTCGGCAGGTTCGCAGCAGCAGCAATACCGAAGGCCAGGGCCACCAGGAAGGCGATATTCTGACCGATGGCACCGATGCCGAGAACGATGGCCAGCACACCGATGACGACCACGGTGATACGAGAGACACGCACCTGCTCTTCTTCGGTGGCTTCGCCGTTGCGGATGATGCTGTTGTAGATGTCGTGTGCCACCGATGCGGAGGCGGTGATTGCCAGGCCGGCGACCACGGCGAGGATGGTGGCGAAGGCGATAGCGGAGATGACGGACATGAAGAAGGATCCACCAACTGCGCTCGACAGCAGCAGCACGGCGGAGTTCACGCCACCGGGTGCGGCCTTAATGGTCTCGGGGCCAACCAGCGCGGCTGCGCCGTAGCCCATGACGACAGTCAACAGGAAGAACAGGGCAACAATTCCGATGGTCCAGGTGACGGAGCGGCGTGCTTCCTTAGCGGTGGGCACGGTGTAGAAGCGCATCAGCACGTGCGGCAGGCCGGAGGTGCCGAACACCAGGGCCAGGCCGAGGGAGACGAAGTCCAGCTTGGTCAGGTCGTTCTTGCCGTACTTCAGGCCGGGGCCGAGAACATCTGCGCCGTCGTAGGCGGTGCGGAATGCCTGCGCGGACTCCAGCACGTGGTTGAAACCACCTTTGAGGGTCCAGAAGGTCAGCAGGGAGATCACGATGGAACCACCGACGAGGAGCACTGCCTTAATCATCTGCACGTAGGTGGTGCCCTTCATGCCGCCGACGAGGACGTAGACGATCATGAGCACGCCGACGACTGCGACGACGCCGGCCTGGGCTTTAGCGCCCTCGATGCCGAGCAGCAGGGCGACCAGGCCGCCCGCGCCAGCCATCTGGGCAATCAGGTAGAACAGGGAGATGCACAGGGTCGACAGGGCGGCGGCCATGCGCACGGGCTTTTGCTTTAGGCGGAAGGACAAAACATCGGCCATGGTGAACTTGCCGGTGTTGCGCAGCGGCTCAGCGACGAGCACCAGGGCCACCAGCAGGGCGATGAGGAAGCCCACGGAGTATAGGAAGCCGTCATAGCCGTAGACGGCGATAGCGCCGGTCACGCCGAGGAATGCGGCGGCAGAGAGGTAGTCACCAGAAATAGCCAGGCCGTTTTGCCAGCCCGCAAAGGATGCGCCGCCGGTGTAGAAGTCGGAACCCTTCTGGCTGGTCTTGCGGGTTGCGCGGATCACCACGGTCATGGTGGCGACGATGAATAGGACAAAGACCGCGATGTTGATCAGCGGATTGCCGGTGGCAATTTCTTGGGGCTCAGCGAGCAGGGTGTAAGTCATGGTCGTTGTCCTTTAGGTCTTGTCCACAGCGGTTTGGGCGGCGGGGTATTCCATCTGATCGCGGATGGCTGCGGTCTCCGGGTCGAGCTTGTTGTCGGCGAAGTGGACGTAGGCCCAGGTGACCAGGCCGGCGGTGGCGAATTGGGCCAGGCCCAAAACCATGCCGAGGTTGATGGCGCCGTAGACGGGTCGGGAGACGAAGTCGACCGCGAAGGTGGCGGTGACGATGTAGAACACGTACCAGGCCATGAAAGCCACGGTGACGGGGAATGCGAAGCTGCGGAAGGTGCGACGCAAGTGCTGGAATTCTTGGGAGTTTTGCACTTCCAGGAATTCTTCGGGAGTGGGTACGTGCGGTGCACGTGCCTGGTTAGTCATGATGACGTTCCTCTGGTCTTGTTGTAGACGGGGGCTTGTTCGTGGTCAGGCCGGAGCCGTCGGCGCACTCTCGCATTGCGATGCGCCTCACCTTGTAAAGGTTGTGTGCGCTATTACACAAGAAAACTTCGCTAATGTCTCGAAAACTGCCTATCCAGTTGAAAGGTCAATCATGTTAATTTTTGTGAAGCCAGGTTGGCACTCCTGAATTAACAGGCTTGCAAAGATGTGTTTTTGCAGGTGTCACTATTTTTGGGCAGCAAAAAACCGCCCCACCTTTTGCGGTGAAGCGGTTTTTGTTATCTAGCCCCGAATGGGGGTGATTAGCGGTTGAGGAGACCCTCGATGGTGCCGCGGTTAGCGTTGTAGAACGCATTGAACTCGGTGCGGTGAGCGTTGTAGTAGTCAACGACGAACTGCGGCATCGCGATGTTGCGGGCAGCGAACTCGCTCTTGAGATCGTTGAAGAGCTTGTCGACGGCGGTCAGCTCGGGCTCGGAAGAAGCCGGGGCCGGAGCCGGTGCCGGGGCAGCAGCCGGAGCGGCAGCAGCGGCCGGAGCCGGGGAGGAGATGACCGGAGCGGCGTTCAGGTTGCGCGGGGTCGGTGCGGAACGCAGGCCAAGCTTGCGGGAGCAAGCGGGCCATGCGCCCCAGCCCTGGCCGGCCAGAACCTTTTCAGCAACAGCGATCTGCTGCTCGCGGGTGGCCTGGAAGGCGTAGCGGGCGTACTGCTGGCCGCCGTAGGCGTTCCAGGTGGAGGGGCTGAACTGCAGGCCACCGTGGAAGCCGTTGCCGGTGTTGATGGCCCAGTTGCCGCCAGCCTCACACTGTGCGAGGCGATCCCAGTCGGAGTCAGGTGCAGCGGAGGCGGTGGGGGCGAACAGGGTAGCGCTCGCGCCGACGGCCAGGGTGCCGGCGGCGATCTTTGCCAGGGTGCTGCGGTTGCTTGCGGCGTGACGTGCCATAAGGGTAAGAGTTCCTCTCAACGATGTCGGGGTGCCCGTGCGTTTCCTTGCGCCGGCACGGATGGTGCTGGCGAGGATTTTTGGGGACGCTCCGGGATGCAAAGTGATCATCGACGTGGCAAGTTAAAACGAGCCAAGGCAATGTTTTCGCCATGGGGCGGAAGTCATCTTTGCGGGGAGACTTTCGCGTATTGCGGAAGCGGGCGGGCTGGAAGCTAGTCGAGCTCGGGCGCTTGCGTGATGACACGAAAGTCGAAGTGTGGTGGAGACTGACAGGGTTTCGGGCGCGGCAGGCCTGACGGAAAATGTGGGGCCGGTGACAGCTACAGGCTGTCGGCCGCAGGCGAAACATCTGTTGTCTGCTAGGCGCCAAGATTAGCCACTTGCGGGGCAAGTGTCACGTTCATGTGGAGAAAAAATAACGAATTCATAACAACCTTTATAAAGCTGCAGGTCAGCGCCTGTAAAAGTGGAAAAAATCAGCTTTGTGATTTCACTCACCCTCGGAGGGTTTCCTGGGAAAACCCGCCAGATTTCGGCCATGAAAACGACACGTACCGAAAACTGCCCCACCACCAACGGCCAAAAACATCTCAACGCCCAGCCGCTGAACGACTGCCAGCGCCCACAGTGACCCCCGCTATCGCTGGTTGAGCCCGAGCAACAAAAGCATTGTTGTATACTTCATTGTTTCCCGACAAAGTCGGGATACTAATAGATCCGCCCAGAGGCTTTCGCCCCCACTTCGCAGTTTCACTGCGACAAAACCGGTGCGCGCACGCCTCGGGCACAACAAAAACACCTCACCGCCGAAGACCCCAACGGTCTTTAAGGCCCCTGAACAACAGAAAGGACACGGCCGTGC encodes the following:
- a CDS encoding helicase-associated domain-containing protein; the encoded protein is MTSASLETALADHLRGLSDKELTRILSNRPDVLSPIPAGFPVLASRMVAKSSSVRAVRELSAPALVVFLALEELDASMTPVAPAEISTLIKQRFRSHKQWVLKAAQRDQALKELATAGLAFVTPEGWRAVSATNLVSDALRLLPPPGALASAAEVKAVVDELPEACRRICERLAQASGVGSSKDAAPDADPSRPIPQLISRGVLVAREGMFVELVPAAVRFFQVPRVADIAPVAPEFVELAGVDVDARGAAAAAEAVRLASAVVRLVIKEPIALLKAGDVGVRVAAKVAESLGTDVQTLARLLGWLLAAGVLAKGEPDPLPADDTGGDYVAAAGSAGEDFLALSLPDAWALLIQGWLSSSVVAGKVGVDGVKVLSSDSVLAGYSQSVRTFVEVVAGVPQGCAVGDAVAGVGGVRGLLAFARPVQFHSGHAVVVDSLVGDAEFLGLVVGDAVVGAVRVLAELGCSQEAVEAVAEAAVSLFPEPSSVLLAQGDMTLLAPGPLVPQVVVELSRFAVLESSGLASTWRVDEASLRRGFASGLGESEIVSLLESCVVGEIPQAMRYLIGDVARNQGVLRGGTAVSFLRCDDPALLAEVVSSAGGRAVGLRLLAPTVAVADVPLIQVLSNVQAEGFQPVAEDRDGNVVDVRVDSFRVPQARVKAPAASRPNPLTVGAAVEAIRHADAHPGGVAQSASVSQVVDALGHAVRARKLVTLGFVGKEGVAQFVTVQPVRLSAGTLDALNPQTRQMTRFGVHRITSVVVE
- a CDS encoding DNA repair helicase XPB, with the translated sequence MSGGPLIVQSDKTVLLEVDHADAQAARLALAPFAELERAPEHVHTYRITPLALWNARAAGFDAEQLVDVLDRFSRFPVPQALLVDIVETMSRYGRVSLVSSPVHGLVLVSEEPAIVAELLRHRKVAPMLGQVVDPLTVVVHPSERGRLKQELVKVGWPADDRAGYVDGEAHPIELVEQGWQLREYQRQAADAFTAGGSGVVVLPCGAGKTMVGAAAMAAAKTTTLILVTNTVAGRQWRDELLRRTSLTPEEIGEFSGERKEVRPVTIATYQVVTRKTKGEYRSLELFDSRDWGLIIYDEVHLLPAPVFRMTSDLQSRRRLGLTATLVREDGRESDVFSLIGPKRFDAPWKDIEAQGFIASADCVEVRTAMAEDERMAYAVAEPRDKYRLAACAEAKYGVAARILQAHEGKPALIIGAYIDQLEEIAAKLGVPVVEGKTSTARREKLFEQFRSGQLRTLVVSKVANFSIDLPEASVAIQISGTFGSRQEEAQRLGRLLRPKADGSGAHFYSIVTRDSVDAEFAAHRQRFLAEQGYAYRIVDADDV
- a CDS encoding solute symporter family protein, encoding MTYTLLAEPQEIATGNPLINIAVFVLFIVATMTVVIRATRKTSQKGSDFYTGGASFAGWQNGLAISGDYLSAAAFLGVTGAIAVYGYDGFLYSVGFLIALLVALVLVAEPLRNTGKFTMADVLSFRLKQKPVRMAAALSTLCISLFYLIAQMAGAGGLVALLLGIEGAKAQAGVVAVVGVLMIVYVLVGGMKGTTYVQMIKAVLLVGGSIVISLLTFWTLKGGFNHVLESAQAFRTAYDGADVLGPGLKYGKNDLTKLDFVSLGLALVFGTSGLPHVLMRFYTVPTAKEARRSVTWTIGIVALFFLLTVVMGYGAAALVGPETIKAAPGGVNSAVLLLSSAVGGSFFMSVISAIAFATILAVVAGLAITASASVAHDIYNSIIRNGEATEEEQVRVSRITVVVIGVLAIVLGIGAIGQNIAFLVALAFGIAAAANLPTILYSLYWKKFNTTGALFSIYGGLLTSVVLIIFSPAVSGTPTSFLGEGIDFAWFPLTNPSIIAIPTGFIMGIIGTLIGKPDDLPLKAAEMEVRSLTGVGVEKAVSH
- a CDS encoding DUF485 domain-containing protein; this encodes MTNQARAPHVPTPEEFLEVQNSQEFQHLRRTFRSFAFPVTVAFMAWYVFYIVTATFAVDFVSRPVYGAINLGMVLGLAQFATAGLVTWAYVHFADNKLDPETAAIRDQMEYPAAQTAVDKT
- a CDS encoding resuscitation-promoting factor Rpf1 domain-containing protein; the encoded protein is MARHAASNRSTLAKIAAGTLAVGASATLFAPTASAAPDSDWDRLAQCEAGGNWAINTGNGFHGGLQFSPSTWNAYGGQQYARYAFQATREQQIAVAEKVLAGQGWGAWPACSRKLGLRSAPTPRNLNAAPVISSPAPAAAAAPAAAPAPAPAPASSEPELTAVDKLFNDLKSEFAARNIAMPQFVVDYYNAHRTEFNAFYNANRGTIEGLLNR
- a CDS encoding DUF3239 domain-containing protein, whose protein sequence is MSAMHIEVDESYNAAHNELYRDARRLQWSSLVLGLLLLVGAGLSFWQKSSTTGLISGGLFAACGVGCLVLIPVLPRTIGSPADNYNRYPLVPAIVAKTSARDGVVLALVNTTIDPEGQPRWALAARTVTRINGVQPKKGARVPSVAVGGSSRKNELHYRQVSPMPVDWATPDKSVVKAAQKAIPHSEWTRLESLRDRVDDVLATKNNLLEL